The following coding sequences lie in one Spinacia oleracea cultivar Varoflay chromosome 1, BTI_SOV_V1, whole genome shotgun sequence genomic window:
- the LOC110799501 gene encoding uncharacterized protein, which produces MDSILTSTLYDQINEGNKGDGDFKSQAYQAVVDKLRAELAMSVTIDHVKNRIKVWKRHYAIISDIRTRTKFKWDEEKKMVVIPIEDLKEWQTYCQEVPVASAYLNKCIENWDDICTLFAMDRANGEGAEQHDESATAMETENEVGSTSETTSGESNKRLKRDRLADAVSSFAESFKEYVSKARNPPRPTSQEIYEVVSSVLGLSRHQVLRAVKRSLMAQMMSSICSRTYRMIKN; this is translated from the exons ATGGACAGCATTCTCACTTCAACACTCTATGACCAAATTAACGAAGGAAATAAGGGCGATGGAGATTTCAAGTCCCAAGCCTACCAAGCCGTGGTAGATAAGTTGAGGGCGGAATTAGCTATGTCTGTCACTATAGATCATGTCAAGAACCGGATCAAGGTATGGAAGAGACACTATGCTATTATCTCCGACATACGTACCCGCACCAAATTCAAATGGGATGAAGAAAAGAAAATGGTAGTGATACCCATAGAAGACCTCAAAGAATGGCAGACATATTGTCAG GAAGTCCCAGTCGCCTCTGCTTATCTGAACAAATGCATCGAAAACTGGGACGATATTTGCACATTATTTGCAATGGACAGAGCTAATGGTGAAGGAGCAGAGCAGCATGATGAATCAGCTACTGCAATGGAGACTGAAAATGAAGTTGGGAGTACTTCCGAAACAACATCCGGAGAGTCAAACAAAAGGTTGAAGAGAGACCGTCTTGCTGATGCGGTTAGTAGTTTTGCTGAATCTTTCAAGGAGTATGTGAGCAAGGCACGAAATCCTCCAAGACCAACTAGCCAAGAGATATACGAGGTGGTGTCTAGCGTTCTAGGTTTGTCTCGTCACCAAGTCTTAAGGGCGGTCAAGCGTTCGTTAATGGCACAAATGATGAGTTCGATATGCTCAAGAACTTACCGGATGATCAAAAattag
- the LOC130466028 gene encoding glycine-rich RNA-binding protein RZ1B-like, which produces MVRGGKFKKSGKKRNAKKGGNKASPTKQTGAKSVKRKVSQPTSESECFYCKKKGHWKRDCLKLKEDQKNGTVVPSSGTKKK; this is translated from the exons atggtgcgtgggggcaagttcaagaaatctggaaagaagaggaatgctaagaaaggtggcaacaaggccagcccaactaaacaaactggcgccaaatctgtaaagaggaaggtcagtcaacccacttctgaatccgaatgcttctactgcaagaagaaggggcattggaagagagattgcttgaagctaaaggaagatcagaagaacggaacagtcgttccatcttcag ggactaagaagaagtag